One Clupea harengus chromosome 11, Ch_v2.0.2, whole genome shotgun sequence DNA window includes the following coding sequences:
- the ddx61 gene encoding probable ATP-dependent RNA helicase ddx6 — protein MATARTENPTSVMGLGKPNGQLRGPPKPAGFQSLPLSSATLQTKASSGSQVGSTVSQTSDGIRFGDDWKKCLQLPPKDCRMRTSDVTSTKGNEFEDYCLKRELLMGIFEMGWEKPSPIQEESIPIALSGRDILARAKNGTGKSGAYLIPLLERIDLKKDHIQAMVLVPTRELALQVSQISIQISKHMGGVKVMATTGGTNLRDDIMRLDETVHVVIATPGRILDLIKKGVAKVDRVQILVMDEADKLLSQDFVVLIEEIISFTAKHRQILLYSATFPVTVQKFMSKHLQKPYEINLMDELTLKGITQYYAYVTERQKVHCLNTLFSRLQINQSIIFCNSTQRVELLAKKITQLGYSCFYIHAKMMQEYRNRVFHDFRNGLCRNLVCTDLFTRGIDIQSVNVVINFDFPKNAETYLHRIGRSGRYGHLGLAINLITSEDRFNLKGIEDQLVTDIKPIPGTIDKSLYVAEFHSLDPDAEEIEREAPRKSGEPNAR, from the exons ATGGCTACTGCGAGAACAGAGAACCCAACCTCTGTCATGGGACTGGGCAAACCAAACGGGCAGCTCAGGGGACCACCCAAGCCTGCTGGATTTcagtctctccccctgtcttcgGCCACACTGCAAACCAAGGCATCCAGTGGGTCTCAAGTTGGAAGCACCGTATCCCAAACCAGTGATGGTATTCG GTTTGGAGATGACTGGAAGAAGTGCCTGCAGCTACCACCAAAAGACTGCAGAATGCGAACCTCA GATGTGACCTCTACGAAGGGGAATGAGTTTGAAGACTACTGCCTGAAGCGTGAGTTGCTGATGGGCATCTTTGAGATGGGCTGGGAAAAGCCCTCTCCCATTCAG GAGGAGAGTATTCCTATCGCTCTGTCTGGCAGGGACATCCTTGCCCGGGCCAAGAATGGCACAGGGAAGAGTGGCGCCTACCTCATCCCCCTACTGGAGAGGATAGACCTGAAGAAGGACCACATCCAGG CCATGGTGCTGGTGCCCACTCGTGAGCTGGCCCTGCAGGTCAGCCAAATCAGTATCCAGATCAGCAAACACATGGGTGGGGTGAAGGTCATGGCTACCACCGGAGGCACCAACCTAAGGGATGACATCATGCGCCTGGATGAGACAG TTCATGTCGTGATAGCCACTCCAGGCAGGATCCTGGACCTCATCAAAAAAGGTGTGGCCAAAGTGGACAGAGTCCAAATATTGGTGATGGATGAG GCAGATAAACTCCTGTCCCAGGACTTTGTGGTGCTCATCGAGGAAATCATAAGCTTCACGGCCAAGCACCGGCAGATCCTGCTTTATTCTGCCACTTTCCCCGTCACGGTGCAGAAATTCATG tCCAAACATCTGCAGAAGCCCTATGAGATCAACCTGATGGACGAGCTTACTTTGAAGGGCATTACCCAGTATTATGCCTATGTCACTGAAAGGCAGAAAGTGCACTGTCTGAACACACTCTTCTCCAGG CTGCAGATCAATCAGTCCATCATCTTTTGTAACTCCACCCAGAGGGTGGAGCTCCTGGCCAAGAAGATCACCCAACTGGGCTACTCCTGCTTCTACATCCACGCTAAGATGATGCAG GAGTACAGAAACCGTGTGTTCCATGACTTCAGGAACGGGCTGTGCAGGAACCTGGTCTGCACAG atctgttcACCAGGGGAATTGATATCCAGTCTGTCAATGTAGTGATCAACTTTGACTTCCCCAAAAATGCAGAAACATACCTGCATCGCATCGGCAGATCAG gCCGATATGGTCACTTGGGCCTGGCCATCAACCTGATCACGTCAGAGGATCGCTTCAACCTCAAAGGCATCGAAGACCAGCTGGTTACTGACATCAAGCCCATTCCGGGCACCATCGATAAGAGCCTCTACGTCGCGGAGTTCCACTCCTTGGACCCAGACGCCGAGGAGATCGAGAGGGAGGCCCCACGCAAATCAGGGGAGCCCAACGCGCGTTAA